The Sorangiineae bacterium MSr11367 genome window below encodes:
- a CDS encoding tetratricopeptide repeat protein, giving the protein MTMRMKVLVGLVVGAVATVFTAGCSRNNIEAVNLSNEGDKARATNIDEAISKYEQATNLDPTNHRILWKLATAYQKKEAWDKVASTCARAEKLAPKHANYFFLHGYALEQQAVKGPTGWADAKGPLQAAIQLDPNYAEAHFELAQVLLHTDDEAGALQNYSEAIQKKPDETVFYGPLADLYIRLNFFEQADAVLKEAVSFAKPGDKTLFIIRSLAGEVKEVRGDFNGAIADFDAAKAACGSCNEKGQQIAFFNLGFAYSKAQPPRKNEAVQQLQKFQNTTCKGAAANRYADECAQAQEILKQLGGS; this is encoded by the coding sequence ATGACGATGCGCATGAAGGTACTCGTGGGGCTCGTAGTCGGTGCGGTGGCCACGGTTTTCACGGCTGGCTGCAGCCGGAACAACATCGAGGCGGTGAACCTGTCCAACGAAGGGGACAAGGCGCGCGCGACGAACATCGATGAAGCGATATCGAAGTACGAGCAAGCCACCAATCTCGATCCGACGAACCATCGCATTCTCTGGAAGCTGGCGACGGCCTATCAGAAGAAAGAAGCGTGGGACAAGGTCGCATCGACGTGTGCGCGCGCCGAGAAGCTCGCGCCCAAGCACGCCAATTACTTCTTTTTGCACGGCTATGCGCTGGAGCAGCAGGCGGTCAAAGGCCCCACGGGCTGGGCCGATGCGAAGGGCCCGCTCCAGGCGGCCATCCAACTCGATCCCAATTACGCGGAAGCGCATTTCGAGTTGGCGCAGGTGCTTTTGCACACCGACGACGAGGCGGGGGCACTTCAAAATTATAGTGAGGCGATTCAGAAGAAGCCCGACGAGACCGTGTTTTACGGGCCGCTCGCGGACCTCTACATTCGACTCAACTTCTTCGAGCAGGCCGACGCCGTCCTCAAAGAGGCTGTCTCGTTCGCCAAGCCGGGCGACAAAACGCTCTTCATCATTCGCTCGCTCGCGGGCGAGGTGAAGGAAGTTCGAGGGGACTTCAACGGAGCCATCGCCGACTTCGACGCCGCAAAAGCAGCGTGCGGCTCCTGCAACGAGAAGGGCCAGCAGATCGCGTTCTTCAACTTGGGCTTCGCGTATTCGAAGGCGCAGCCTCCGCGAAAGAACGAAGCCGTGCAGCAACTCCAGAAGTTCCAAAACACGACCTGCAAAGGCGCAGCGGCCAATCGCTACGCCGATGAATGCGCCCAGGCTCAAGAAATCCTGAAACAGCTTGGCGGGAGCTGA
- a CDS encoding AgmX/PglI C-terminal domain-containing protein, translating into MESQGKPKVALTFALYQGDQLVRRDTIVQDIVVKIGKDPRSHLRVDDELASRMHAVIEVASPADITLIDLGNEPGTMVNGQRVNKCKIRPGDQIQIGSTLILLESAELAGQGATSQIGQMAPPPPPPAPIPRVQTAQGTGFAPVPASQQDPGYTVPASSDPRGANPFGGPPSSGGGIAGRDIQTGAAVAAQAAHAGAAANPFAANPFAAPPGSMPFAGPPPGASPFSASAQSPYGHTDVDPNAPPGTYTYKLVKSGPEVNPDEVEVAHLAAIEVMILWDTNVLHVSHLTPPRSFFVGEEQMGNIGCDYFIPSETLGTTRAPIVLARGGSAALVILPRTTGTVEIPGQPKLTIADLIQSGRARPSSEISGGYEFELPAGAKAKMELEGSGLIFQVSAVNAGKAPPMGAFAQFEPAAYAFVGLSFLIHMGIVAALAFFMPSMGADDSEAIDRDQILKMQHLLNAAAEREQEQRDTEAVQDNADNKEGGTGTRAKGEEGSMGNPTTKETGHRYGVQGPQDNPDPHIARQAALHEAAEFGMIGLLNVGGGADPNAPTAPWGREDSLGTDPMSARGNMWGDTIGDSFGAGGLGLSGVGEGGGGRGEGIGLGNIGTLGHGAGTGTGQGFGNGHGRLGGSHQTRAPSIRQGTTQVNGRLPPEVIQRIVRQNFGRFRLCYENGMRTNPNLSGRVSVKFVIDRQGAVATASDGGSELPDQGVVQCVVRGFGNLSFPQPEGGIVTVVYPIIFSPGD; encoded by the coding sequence ATGGAAAGCCAAGGTAAGCCCAAGGTTGCGCTCACGTTTGCGCTCTACCAAGGCGATCAGCTCGTTCGTCGCGACACGATCGTCCAAGACATCGTCGTCAAGATCGGCAAGGACCCTCGAAGCCACCTGCGCGTGGACGACGAGCTCGCGTCGCGCATGCACGCGGTCATCGAGGTGGCCTCGCCCGCCGACATCACGCTGATCGATCTCGGCAACGAGCCCGGCACGATGGTGAATGGCCAGCGGGTCAACAAGTGCAAGATCCGGCCGGGCGATCAGATCCAGATCGGCTCCACCTTGATCCTGCTCGAGAGCGCCGAGCTCGCAGGCCAAGGCGCCACGAGCCAGATCGGGCAAATGGCACCTCCACCTCCGCCACCTGCACCGATCCCGCGCGTGCAAACGGCACAGGGGACGGGCTTTGCGCCGGTTCCCGCGTCGCAACAGGACCCGGGCTACACGGTGCCGGCATCGTCGGATCCGCGCGGCGCCAATCCGTTTGGCGGTCCGCCGTCTTCCGGTGGTGGCATCGCAGGTCGCGACATCCAGACCGGCGCTGCGGTCGCTGCCCAGGCTGCCCATGCCGGCGCTGCGGCGAATCCCTTCGCTGCGAATCCGTTCGCGGCGCCGCCGGGGTCGATGCCGTTCGCGGGACCGCCGCCGGGTGCGAGCCCGTTCTCGGCGTCTGCGCAATCGCCGTATGGACACACCGACGTCGATCCGAATGCGCCGCCGGGCACGTACACGTACAAGCTCGTCAAGAGCGGTCCGGAAGTGAACCCGGACGAGGTCGAGGTCGCGCACCTCGCCGCCATCGAAGTGATGATCCTGTGGGACACCAACGTGCTCCACGTTTCGCACCTCACGCCGCCGCGGTCGTTCTTCGTCGGCGAAGAGCAGATGGGCAACATCGGGTGTGACTACTTCATCCCGAGCGAGACCTTGGGAACCACGCGCGCGCCGATCGTGCTCGCGCGGGGCGGGAGTGCGGCGCTGGTCATCCTGCCGCGCACCACGGGCACCGTGGAAATTCCCGGGCAGCCGAAGCTCACCATCGCCGACTTGATCCAATCCGGGCGCGCGCGTCCGTCGAGCGAGATCAGCGGCGGGTACGAGTTCGAGCTTCCCGCGGGCGCCAAGGCCAAGATGGAGCTCGAGGGTTCGGGCCTCATCTTCCAGGTGAGTGCGGTGAACGCAGGCAAGGCCCCGCCGATGGGCGCCTTCGCGCAGTTCGAGCCGGCGGCGTACGCCTTCGTGGGTCTCTCGTTCTTGATCCACATGGGCATCGTGGCGGCGCTCGCGTTCTTCATGCCGAGCATGGGCGCGGACGACAGCGAGGCGATCGATCGGGATCAAATCCTGAAGATGCAGCACTTGCTGAACGCTGCGGCCGAGCGCGAGCAAGAGCAGCGCGACACCGAGGCGGTGCAGGACAACGCCGACAACAAAGAAGGCGGCACCGGCACGCGCGCCAAGGGTGAAGAAGGTTCCATGGGGAACCCGACCACCAAAGAGACGGGCCACCGCTACGGCGTGCAAGGTCCGCAGGACAACCCGGATCCGCACATCGCGCGCCAAGCGGCGCTGCACGAGGCGGCGGAATTCGGCATGATCGGCCTCCTCAACGTGGGCGGCGGTGCGGATCCCAATGCGCCGACGGCGCCGTGGGGTCGTGAAGATTCGCTCGGTACGGATCCGATGAGCGCCCGCGGCAACATGTGGGGCGACACCATCGGCGATTCGTTCGGCGCCGGCGGCCTGGGTCTCTCGGGCGTCGGCGAAGGTGGCGGTGGTCGCGGCGAAGGCATCGGTCTCGGCAACATCGGCACCCTGGGCCACGGCGCAGGAACCGGCACGGGCCAAGGCTTCGGCAACGGCCACGGTCGTCTCGGCGGCTCGCACCAGACGCGCGCACCGAGCATTCGCCAGGGCACCACGCAAGTGAACGGGCGTCTGCCGCCGGAGGTCATCCAGCGTATCGTTCGCCAGAACTTCGGCCGCTTCCGTCTCTGCTACGAGAACGGCATGCGCACCAACCCGAACTTGTCGGGCCGCGTCTCGGTCAAGTTCGTCATCGACCGCCAAGGTGCGGTGGCCACGGCCTCGGATGGAGGCTCGGAGCTCCCGGATCAGGGCGTCGTTCAATGCGTCGTCCGCGGCTTCGGGAATCTTTCCTTCCCGCAGCCCGAGGGCGGCATCGTCACCGTCGTGTACCCGATCATCTTCAGCCCGGGCGACTGA